Below is a genomic region from Helianthus annuus cultivar XRQ/B chromosome 2, HanXRQr2.0-SUNRISE, whole genome shotgun sequence.
AAGGAGAAATAATAGATCATAACtttcaaattttgattatttttaaaaacgtaaaaaatcacatGGTGTACTTTTCTGTTATCGTGTTTTAGGAGGTTACCTATTGCCAGCCCTACCTGTAATGTAAGTAGGCATGCTTGATTTTGAACCATTTGTGCATTTGTTGTTTTGTTAGTTGTGATCGCCTAGCAGACTACTTTGGAAATGGATCCTTTTATATGTATCCTTGGATCCTTTTGTATGTGTCCTTCAACATACAAAGTTGTAGATTCTTGTATGTTCACCAGTGGATATACTTTTGCAGCTTGTTTCAAAGTTCAAATCTTTTTCGGTCGATGAGAGGTCCGGAGAACAATGGATCAGATTGAACAAGAAATTCGGTGACAACGAAGAGATAAAATTAGAGGTAACCATGTTCCAAGTCTCTGCTCCTCCTGCAAAAGACGGTTCTCTTACCACAGCTAATGACCTGGAGCTTTATATATCAATGGTGGTTGATGTCTTTAAGGATGAAGATAGCGGTATTTTGGAATTCATTTGCAATGTTTGGCCCGACAGCATAGAGATCGACAAAGTTTTTATGCGTGACCAAGATGGAATGACTGGTAAACCGTATTTGGGTCCTCCATTTCAGTAAGTTctgttcttttatttatttatttattagtaaCTTGTGTAGTTAATCCCTCAAAAAATTAAACAAACATTGGATCTGCATTTTGTTATCTTAACTCATAGACTCATACACGTTTATGATATTGAATTaactgattctgattttggtttTATAGTTAGTTAGGGGTCAAACAATCATTTTCATACCTAGATAAAAGGGGGTAAATTTAATCGTCGACTTTAAATGTTAGTCCATCTCATAAACCATCTCTTAATTTTACACAGGATTGTTTTTTCTTTATTCTATATATGCATCAATCCATATTATCATCAGAGTTTATACTAATCGTTGATTATTACTACTTCAAAACAACCTGACTATCTAATTTCGGTTACTCAAGATTACCTAATATCTTGACTGCTTGGTTAGGTTTTAttttaggggtgtaaacgagccgatcCGAGCCCGAGCTCGCTTAGGCTCGGCTCGTTTCTTTTTTATTAatcatttaattattttatttataaatttgtaACTGTAGTATTTATATATAacatcatatatattattttatatatatatatatatatattaaataaagatTGTATAAACAATAGGCTTGTTTAAGCTAGCTGCCTTGTCGAGCTTGATATGTGAAGTTCGGACTCAACTCGTTTTTTAAATAAGCCCAAATATAAGCTCGACGCTCGTTTAAGTGAGCCGAACTATAGATTTTTATATTGTCATGATTTTAAGCATGGTTTTGATTGGCTTGTTTTCAGCGACTTAGACGATGAGCTGCAGTCTTCACTGTATGATTTCTTGGAGTCAAGAGGAATCAATGATGAACTTGTTGTCTTTTTGCATAAATGTATGCAGCACAAAAGCAAAAATGAATACATTCGTTGGATGGGAAACATCGAGTCGTTTGTAGCCCGGAAAAAGTAAATCCAAAACACTGTTTACGTTTGCGTTTCGCAGCTCCTATAAATGTGAAATTgaatgaaaataacttcaaaagttttttaaaatttcattttggATGCAAGGGTGGTTAGGTTTTGGCTTTGGTTTCAAGTGTAACTATATACTCATTCGGGTTCGGTTTAGTTACTTCTGAACAAAATTGGCTAGACAGGATTAATGACAGTTATTGTAATGTCTTGTGTTGGtgattttgtttgtttggtggtttaagatgTCAGAATTGTGCATATATAATTAACTTATAGGAATAATTTTCATAATCGTGACAGGCAACGGTCCCAACTTCAAAGTCTCATCTTTTCACATATCGGTCTTCAATGGACGCTGACTAATAGAACGCTAACGCTGTtaagggctgtttgtttacctcttaacgaggctcttaatggttcagacctcttacaggtttagtacttaatggttcagactgtttatttcacgagcagatgtctgaatggttcagacatttgcctctaaatggttaagatttatacaaagtctgaatggttaagacctctaatctgaattggtcagacatttgcctctgaacggttaaggggctgtttggcaacatctgaaccaataagtgctgaatgaataagaggtctgaatgggtaagaggctctgaaccagtaagtgctgaaccagtaaagtgCTGTTTGGTTATACATCTGAATGACTGTGTAAAATGACATTTTTATCcctataaaaaaaactaaatactaaatgattattattattaaatatctGAGAACATGTTCAGTGGACACAGGTCCCAAACCAACTCGATTATTAGCCACAACAAGTAGTCACTATCCACTTTATCAACCCCAATTAAAATTAAAATGCCTGATTCCTTCTCAATTTTCACGACCCCAAAAAAAACCAAGATCTTCAAAGGACGAACAAGCACCACCACTATCTTATCGTTATCAATCTTCATGCTCTTGATGATGATCATGATCAAAGACTATCACGGAGGAGGCGGCGGTGTTGTGGAGGAGCAGAGGAGGAGGCGGCGGCGATGAGGAGTAGCAGAGGAGGGGGAGACGACGACGATGTGGAGAAGAGAGAAGCGATTTGAGGGAGAAGGGAGCCGGAAGATGGAAGGTTTACGGTGGGGGAGAGCGCCGGAGATAGAGACCACCGGAGATGGAGGGTGTCGCTTGGTCGACGCTGTTGTTGATGATGGTGGAGGGCTGCGGAACGTGGGAGGAGGTGGAGGAGGGCTGTGGAATGTGCGGGTCTGGAGGGAGATGAAGGCGGCACTGTATGTCACAAGGGGTAATCAAGTCACAATTTTCATTCAGCCACTTTTCAAATCTGAACCATTCAGATCTGAATGGTTCCATTCAGATGTGAAGTTTTTGTGAACCAAACAATCAAGCCTCTGACCGATTCAGAGGGTGGCTCTGAATGAATCCATTCAGatgtaaacaaacaacccctaagtaTTATACAGGTTCTTAATGGTTCGGACCTCTTACttgttcagcacttaatggttcaaacctcttactggttcagcagtcagcacttaaccattcagatgttgccaaataGCCCCTTAGTCTCTAGttgccggaaaaacgtttttggacGGAAAACTTCATTTTGACCGGAAAACTCAAGCTTTTCGTCTCAAAcatctttgtaaccttattacgcacctttaggaaccttttatAGTAAAAAGCCCCAATTATTAAGGTTGCCGGAAAAACTTCTTTTTCGCCGGTAAACTTCTTTTTTGCCAGAAAACTCAATTTTTTGACGGAAAACTCAAAGTTTTCATCCCAAACCTGTTTGTAACCATAGATCGGACATTTAGAAACCTTTTCCCgaccaaaaacgtttttccagcgaccggagactaacgacgttagggttctgttagtcagggtccattgaagGCCAATATGTGAAAAGATGAAATTGCCAGTGGAAATTTTTAAAGTTGGCACCGTTGCCGGCCAATGGACAAtaattgggattattaaaatccattattcttAACTTATATTTACCAAAAGTGAAAAGTAGGTTATTTTAGAaggtttataaataaaaaagttGTGTATTATATTTATCGGCCGAAACCTGACTGGAAATACGAAGGAAAAATTTTGCATACCGAGGACCGACGAGTTTGTTAACTCTTAGGCTGTGTCGGTTTGATCctgatgttatatatatatatatatatatatatatatcataataaaagttaatttaacatgtttaaaattattttttttgaagtttttgcttataaaaatatttattttggaGCTTTTGCATATAAAAATGTGTAAAAGCCAttctaaaaaaatcatttttgtaaattttgttacCATTCTtttttaaactattttttttagttttgatttttttattaaaagactTTCACAtgtattttattaatttttaacattttaaatAGAATTcttattatatatttaaaatgttAAATGTATGGTTCCCCGGTTTCTCATTTTTTGAGGTTCTccattgaatatatatatatataggggaaagttcaaatgaaaaccattagttattgtgaaaactcgaaaactaattaaaaaagccaagaAAACAcaccatttttttttttgcataataattttcgctattttttatatataaaaaaattaaattttttttgtactgcacatgtgtaatactacacatgtgtactacaattttttttatatgaaaaaagctgcgatttttataaaaaaaaaattgaaaaaaaaatgttttttggtgtgttttttaggctttttttagttagttttcgagttttcacgttaaaagtggttttcatttgaaccatcccctatatatatatatatatatatatatatatatatagggagccgctagaatgagaaccacctcgagttgtaagaaccgcgagaactacaccccacggagcgccgttcgccgcgatttttttttacaagtagatgtgtgcattataaacacggccgtaaaaaatcacggcgaacggcgctccgtggggtgtacttttttacacctcaagtttggtgaaaaaagaaaaaaaattaaaaaacaccaaacttgaggtgtaaaaaagtacaccccacggagcgccgttcgccgtgattttttatggccgtgtttataatgcacacatctacttgtaaaaaaaaaatcgcggcgaacggcgctccgttgggtgtagttctcgcggttcttacaactcggggtggttctcattctagcagccccctatatatatatatatatatatatatatatatatatatatatatatatatatatatatatatatatatatatatatatatatatatatatatatagttatagctagggtaaaatgaaaacttatacgaattgtgaaaacttagagaactcgggttcaagaaaggttttttttttttttttttttttttttttttaattcttttttaccaaaaatcctaaagaaaaatcaacttttcaaaaaaaaaaaaaaactagttttttttttccatttacGACAGCTGTAAATGCTGTAAAAAGTGATACCATGCTTATGTAATCACCTTTTTACAGCTGTTGTAAGGGGCCGAAAAACATCATTTCGATTTTTTACGGCAGTCTTTCTAAACATTTTAATCTAGGGGTGTGAAAAATAGGGGCAAAATTCGCACAGGAATGTCGAGTCTTCTAAGTTCTCACAATTCGGAGTGGTTTTCCCTTGATTTTGATTCTATGTATAGGGTTAGGGTAAAATGTAAACTTATACAAGTTGTGAAAACTTAGAGAACTTAGCCTTACGAAaggttttttcaattttttttaaccaaaaatcctaaaaaaattcaACTTTTCCAagaaaaaaaactagtttttattttattttatttttggcaGCCGTAAATGCTGTAAAAAGTGATGTCATTCTTATGCCATCACCTTTTTACGGCTGCTATAACGGGCCGAAAAATACTGTTtcgaaattttaatttttttaatctttttacgGCAGTCTTTCTAAAcattatatgtgtgtgtgcgtgtgtATGGGTAAGATCTGGAGGAAACGCCCTAAAGTGTGAAAACGTTCAGAACGGTTCCCTTTCGTCGGATCAATTCAATCTATGGACTAAAACAAAGCGGTGACGTTTATGTACATACCAGTCACTTGCATCATGGTACGgggttcattaagggtaaaaaggtaatTTTGCCTCCAAATAAAGAATTTAAACAACACCGAAACCTATAACTTCCCACAAAAACCTCCCCAAATTCTATGGAAAATGCGAAAACCCTAGATACTTTATCACGTATGAAGATAAATCACGATCCAATGGTAGAAAAATCAAAGTGAGTTCAATGTCGTGTGGTCTTCAAAGTTATTTGATGTTATAGGCTTTTCGATTTCAATAATTTATGTACAAATTCGACTAGAATGAAGTCCACAAAGTCACCCGAATATAAACGCGATAAGACTGACAAAGAAATGAAGAAGGGAACATCAAAACAAGGTTATAATTGTTACATTTTGTGTGATTTAAATGTCGAAAACGCGAGTTTATGATTTCTATGAACATTGTACATGTATACTTTGAGTTTGGGTTTGTAAACGCCATATAAAGTATAACTTTGAAATATCTTTAAATATGACGGCTAACTAATGTTATGATGCATTGTACAAATTTTGAACGCCAAATGTGTTATGAAAACGCCAGCTATGGACCTTTTACCTTTCATCATAACTATAGAAGTTACTAAACACCGTAATATATAATAACTATTGAAGTACATGAAAACGCGACAACCCTCTAAAACGCCATTTTTATTTTCCTCCTATTTAGGCAAGGAGGGGCAGAAAAGTGAAATTAAAGGTGCATGCTGAAAGGGGCAAAAACGCCAAGAAGAGAAACGCTAGAAGTCAGGAAGAATCTTTTTATGAGTTCAATGGTTCTAGAGTTTTATTAAGAGTATCTCCTTCAAACTTGACTGTTTGGTTTAGAATTTTTAATTCAAATCAAATATATGCTATATAGAACATGGGATTTGGTGCTGCCTTAAAAAATAACCATAGACAGTATCCCTACAATGCGTAGCTACTAGCTGGTGGAAAATTACAATGAAAGAACAAACAATTTAAAAATTGGCAACCATATGATTCATATCAACGTAGAATTGATCCACTCTTTAACATGTGAACCAAACAGAAACGTGGCCGTCATGGCAAAAAGAATGTCAAAGACGGGCCCAGTAGTTGCGGAATGGAAAGGAAAAGTTAGCAGGATAGCCTGGATAACAAGATTAGGTGTGAAGCCATACTTTGATGACATTCTACCTCAGATGCATGATTATGGAAGAAACTTCAGTCTAAATTTCCTTGTTGCATTCTTCACCATCATTGGGCATGTAAGTGATAACGCAACTGTTAACCAACAATTTTTGCACAACGTTAAACCAAAAATGAAGTGGTGTGATTACCTCATTGAATGTTTACAATAAGCAAAAAGTGCATGGATGCTAAAAAAACATTTCATAGGGCCCTTGATCGTAGTTGCGATATGAACTAATTTTATGTAACATAGTTTGCTCAATAACAACCTAAAACTACTATCTTTTAATGCAGCTGGCTTTGGTGAATGATGCTTGTGAGAGAAGTAGGTTGGATAGAATAGAAGGTTACCTAATAGAATGGGTTATAGTGAGAGTTCTAGAAATGTTGGAGGAAACATTAGTTAAGAGGATATATGGTGGTGAACTAAAACGCCATGATGGGAAGGCTCAGAAGAAAACAACTGTTTGGAAGGTTAAGAAGCCATAATTTGAATATGTTGTTAAAAAAAGCCACGTCCAAAAAGGCTAAAATTATACCGGTTGTTGATGAAAATGATATTGATTGTGGTGATGTTGacaatgatgatgataatgatgttgaTAATAATGTTCATGATGAGGTTAACGATGATGATGGTTTTTATCATGATGTTTATAATGAATATGTTGAGGTGTTTGACAAAACGCCACAAATGGAAAAACCCACATATGTCAACCACAATCGTATAGATCTTGACCCCAAAGTGCAAAATGCCATGGCTATggatgatgatgaggaagaagctttgttggtgcagttgtctgtcaactacatcttcgttcgagtcttaggttagggcagATTATATcatgcacggaaatcgagaaatcatgttttagtcatggtttcgcttatatgtcatagAGTAGTTTCTCTTGTATGTCAACatgtagtttcgctcatatggcagtatagtagtttcgcttatatgtcatgactgtataagcgaaacctccacCCTATATAAAGGGTCATTTGAGCGAAACCAATAGTAGTTAGGTTGTGATCTTGTAtggtacggcgaagccctgccggaTTGTCTCCAGCGCTTGTACTTTGTtagcagatcaataaaagagacgttaaattgtgaaatcaagctaaacaaagactgaatcaatgaattccgcctctgattcagtctgagcactcttctgatcgactcgtcaggtcgtatcgcgatcctacaagtggtatcagagctcaggaggaagagttcttattgtttagctcgttttcgctcaaaaattctgatttctacaccttctttcatcatcagatcaagttttaacggtcaaaattggATAAAAATTTCGCAGACTGTGTgttattggacatagacaaaccctggaaagtttcggatcaaaatacggactaaaaatggatcaaactACCTTCCGAGTAAGTTTCGCTTTTACGAACACTTGGTAGTCTCGCTTATTTGGACAATTAGTTTCGCTCCGGTGTCACATATTTAGAGGTTCCGCTCCAAATTGCTTggtagttccgcttttgtgtcatcttAATTGAAGTTTCGCTCCAAGTGCACATCAACagtttcgcttattcgaacatcAGTAGTTCCGCTCTTGTGAACAATACTAGTTTCGCTCTTAAGAACAAAactggtttcgcttttgtgatcatatagtttcgctcataaggaTCCGCTCCAAAGGACATCAGTAGTTTCGTTTTTCTGAACATTATAGTTTCGCTTATGGGTGCAAACATctggtttcgctcatttggacttgacctagtttcgcttatttggacttgACCAGGATTGTTAGAAAAATGACAATGATGTTTGATGACcaggaaaacaatgatcttaaaaggttaaatgattggtatcgaggatatttcagtagttcttatcagaaattgcccaaagaggTTTGGAGTAAACGTTTCGAATGTTTtctgagtaagaaagatgaaaaattggatgatttggagaagcgttttgatcgtttgattgactatTTGAAAGAAAATCAAATAGTAATATCAGAAACTGAAATGgtatcaaagtttgctaatggattaCCAGCTGAATGGaatgattttttgaaaaatctgaaagaaaattctagtttttcaaaactacctctgaataaattcatcagcaaacttaaaaatCATGATTATGAACTTTATGAAAAGAAGAGAGATGTGTTGGATAAtataaaaatgaatttggatgatttgaatttagatgtgatatatgaaataaacaaaagaatcaatgtttgttgggcagcaaaaagaaatttgatatatgatatgaaaag
It encodes:
- the LOC118489139 gene encoding uncharacterized protein LOC118489139; protein product: MIHINVELIHSLTCEPNRNVAVMAKRMSKTGPVVAEWKGKVSRIAWITRLGVKPYFDDILPQMHDYGRNFSLNFLVAFFTIIGHLALVNDACERSRLDRIEGYLIEWVIVRVLEMLEETLVKRIYGGELKRHDGKAQKKTTVWKVKKP
- the LOC110916464 gene encoding uncharacterized protein At2g39795, mitochondrial, giving the protein MTMFLRRIGQMGRRQSSSILSCYRPLITPIQHPSPNEQSRGFVSEMRKTAFEDRIRRLIRNDIQYELDRSPLTQLVSKFKSFSVDERSGEQWIRLNKKFGDNEEIKLEVTMFQVSAPPAKDGSLTTANDLELYISMVVDVFKDEDSGILEFICNVWPDSIEIDKVFMRDQDGMTGKPYLGPPFHDLDDELQSSLYDFLESRGINDELVVFLHKCMQHKSKNEYIRWMGNIESFVARKK